The Campylobacter armoricus sequence TATGTTAAAATGTTTTAGCAATTTTAAAGTAGAAGAGCAAGCTTTAAAATCGTGTTTGCCGTATTTTTATAATGAACTTGAGCTTATAAAAACAAAACTTATTTTATGTTTAGGCAAGGAAGCTTTTAATGGTTTAGGTTTTGAAAATTTTGAAAAATACAAAGGACAATGGTTGCGTTTTAATGATATGCTGCTTTTATCAACTTATGATTTAAATTTTGTAAGCAAAAATCCTAGTTTTTATGCTGAGTTTATAGATGATATTAAAAAAATAAAAGGATATTTATGAAAAAAAGTTTAGTTTGTTTAATGATGTGTTTTATTTTAATTTCAAATATTTTTGCTAAAGAACAAAAGCCATCACCCATAGAACCTAGTGAATCTTTTTATCCAAATTTAGAATTTCAAAACTGCGACAATGAGTGTTTATTTACTTTGTTAGAAACGGGACTTTATTTTAATTTTTTATCAAGATTTAATAACGATAATGCAAATGAACTTTTGGTAAATATCTATACAAAACTTTTAAATTCAATTATAGATTTTGAAAAAAGAATTCAAAAAAATGCAAGTATTAAATTGGCGATTATTATTCCAGAACAAATTATCAAAAGCTATTCCAATACTATAATAAATTCAAGTATTGCTTATCTTTTAAGACAAAGAGCACAAATAAAAGTAAAAGTTTTTTTAATAGGCACTGAAGATGAGAGTAAGATAGAAAAAGCTTTCAAACAGGTAAAAGATGAGAAGTTTAATTATGTTATTGCAGGTTTTACTGAAAAAGGTGTAAAAAATCTACTTAAAGAAGAAATTGATTCTAATGTTAAAATTTTTATCCCTACTGCTCACAAGAGATATTTTGATACTCAGAAGGAAAATATATATTTTGGAAGTATAGATTATCAAAAACAAATCCAAAAGCTTTTGGAATTTTCTAATGGAAAAAATATCATATTTTCAGAAGGAACACCTTTGGCAAGTCGTTTGGATGAAAATGTTTTAAATGTGGGTAATGGTGGTGAAAAAATTTATACCATTAACACTTCTAAATTTGATTTTAGAAGTATTTTAAATCAAAATAAAAGCTTTCAAGATGCAAGTATAGTTTTAAATACTTCTCTAATTAAAACAGCATTAATAAGTTCGCAATTAAGAACTTATGATATAAAACCTTATGTTTTATTATCTACTCAAATAAATTATAATCCTATTTTGTTAAGTTTAACACAAATTAATGATAGAAAAAAATTATTGTTGGCAAATTCTATTTCTAATGAAGATCAAACTTTAAGTTATTTAAATGAGCTTTTTTCGCAAAATATAAATTACAATTGGATAGCTTATACAACCAGTGTAGGGATTGATTATTTTTATACACAATACTTAGATAAAGACTCTCAAAGAATTTTTGATGAGGAGTTAAATAATAATCAATTTGATTATAAGGTTAAGATTATTCGCTCACAAGGCTTGGGTTTTGCTCCTTTACAAGATCAGTAAAAATTTTAACTATAGCTTCATCCATAGGAGTTACTTTTTCACTTTTCAAAAAAGCTAAAGTGATTTCAGCTTCAAAAAGCTTAGAATTTTTTTTATAAATTTCTTGTTTAATGCAAACTGAAGCTTTTTTGATTTTAGTGATAAAAGTTTTTATTTCGATAATATCGCCAAGTTTTGCTGGTTTTAAGAAGTTACAATTTGCTTTTGTAAGCAAAAAATGCCCATTATCTTTATTAAAAATAGCTATTTGTTTTTTAAAAAATATTTCACTTCTTGCTCTTTCGCAAAATTTCAAGTAATTACTATGATATACTACTCCACCTGCATCTGTATCTTCATAATAAATTCGTATTTTCATAAAAATCCTTTGATTTTAATACAAAATTGCACAATTATATAATTAAAAATATTTAAAATATTAATTATGCTAGGGTTTTGCTTCATAATAGATTATATAATAAATTTAAATTATTTAATATATTTTATTTAGATTTAAAAAAGCTTTATTTAGTTTTTGAATATAGTTTATGTTAAAATTATATTTTAAATCATAATAAAAGGAAAAATTATGGATATATCAAAATTTTTTTTAAAATTTACAGCTATTATGGCCTTTGTTTTTGGTGTAAGTGCAAATGCACTTAGCGAAGGTAAAGAGTATATTGTTTTAAAAACACCTATCCCAAATGCACAAAATTCTTTGATTGAAATTTTTTCTTATCGTTGTATTCATTGTTACAACCATCATCAATTTCATACTTTGGCAAAGGTTAAAGAAGCTTTACCAAATTTAAAATATGATCTTTTTTCGGTTAGTTCTATGAGTGAATATGGTGGAGTTTTAAATGAAATGTTTGCTCTAGCTTCTTTTAAGGAAAAAGCTTTAGGTAAAGATGCTGCAAGTAATGATAGTTTGACTTATAAATTAGCTGATGTTTATTTTGTAAGTCATTTTGAACAAAAGATAAATTTAAGTGATCTTGATTTTTTTTATAAAATTGGTTTGAATGCTATTGGTGTTAGTAAAGAAGAGTTAGAGAAATTTTTACAAACCAAAGAAGCTAAAGAAATATTAGTAGCTTATGATGTGGCTAATGATATTTCAAGAAATTACGGAACACCTGCTTTTGTAGTAAATGGAAAATATCAAATAAACCCTGAATATATTACTTCTTTAGAAGAGTTGATTCGTATTGTTGATGAATTAAGTAAAAATTAATTGTTTATCTTTAATGATAAACAATTAATTAATATTATTTAATTTATTTTTAATTTATATTATGTTAATTTTACTAAATGGCAAAATTGTTAATTTTGCTGAATTTTTACTTCAAGGAGAAATAATGACTTTTTTACAGAAAATCATTAGTGTTGCTATTTTAGCTTTTGGTGTAAGTGCAAATGCGCTTAGTGAAGGTAAAGAGTATATCACTCTTAAAACTCCTATAATAGGGGGGGGGAATGAAAATTCTCTAATAGAGATTTTTTCTTATCGTTGTACCCATTGTTATGATCATCATAAGTTTAATACTTTGGCGAAGGTCAAAGCAAAACTCCCAAACTTAAGATATGAAATTTTCCCAGTTAGCTCAATGGGGGATTATGGCAAACAAGCCAATGAACTTTTTGCTTATGCTGCTGCAAAAGATAAAATATCAAATACGGATGTAACTACAAAAGAAAGTTTGAGCCATAAACTCGCAGATGCTTACTTTACGGCTTATTTTAAGAAAAAACAAAGATGGGGTGCTGGAAAAGATCCTGAAGGTTTTTATGCTGTAGGTTTAAAAGCAATAGGTATTACTAAAGCAGAGCTTGATGAATTTTTATCAACTTCTCAAGCACAAGAAATTTTAAAATCATATGAAGTAGCTAATGATATTTCAAGAAATTACGGAACACCTGCTTTTGTAGTAAATGGAAAATATCAAATCATTCCTCAGGCAATAACTTCTCCAGAAGTTTTGGTAAAAATCGTTGAAGAATTGATTAAAAAGTAGGCTATTTATGCAAAAGTTTTTTATTGATATTATGAGTACATGGCAAAATACTAGGTTTCCTTGGGTTTTAATGATAGTTGTAACCGCAGGCCTTACTTTTATAGCTCATTTTTTATTTCAAGAATACCTTTTTATGGAGCCTTGTGAGCAATGTGTTTATATTCGTTTTGCAATGCTTGTAATGGCATTTGGTGGAATTTTAGCCTTAATAAATCCAAAAAATGATATTTTAAAAATTTTTGCTTATACTTTTGGTTTTTGGGGGATTTGGCTTGGTATAGAATATTGTATATTGCTTAATACCATTCACGAAGTAGTTCATTCTGAAAATCCTTTTGGAGGCGTAGATGGGTGTAGAGAAATTCCTTTATATCCTTTTAATCTAGCATTACACGAATGGCTTCCTGGCTGGTTTTTACCAACAGGTGAGTGTGGAATGGATACTCCTGTTGTTCCAGAAGAAGCATATGGAACTTTAAATGCTTTTCAGAAGTTTTTTGTTGGAACTCCTCCTGATTTGGAAGATGGGCTTTATAGTAATGGCTGGTATTTAATACCAAGTATTAAATTTATGAATATGGCTATAGCTTGTTTAATAGCTTTTTGTTGTTGTTTAGTTGCTTTAGGTTTTATGTTTATAGGTTATATATTATCAAATTCTAAAGCTAGAATTTATGCTGGAGTTGTTATTGTTTTGGTTGTTTTGCTAAAATTTTTAGGTGAACCAAATACTGAAATAACTTTAATTTCTTTAATGTAAAGGTGTTGAAATGAAAATTAGTAAAATTGTAAGTGTTGTATTGATTGCAAGTTCTGTTACTGCAGTAGCTCCAAGTGTAACTTTTGCTATGGGTGGGCCAAGTGGGGCAAAATTAGATTGGCAAATTCAAGGTAAAATAGGTGCTGTAAAATTAAACCCTTATGGTTTGTCGCCTCTAACAGCTGTAATTATGGATGGAGGATACAAGTTAAGTAATGTTAAAGTAACAATAGAACCAAAACCAGGTGGTCAGGTTATTTCTTATAATGTTGATTCTAAGAGAATAAAAACTTATGGGGGGATACCTATTTTTGGTCTTTATCCTTCTTATTTTAATACCGTAAAGGTTAGCTATACAAAAACTGCTTTTGGTAAAAGTGAAAAAGTTGTCAATGAAGTGTATAAAATAGCAACTTCAGGAGTTTATATAGAGCCTGCTGGAAATACTGCACAAAGGGGAGTTCCTTTTGAAAGTGTTGAAGTTATAAAAGTGGATAAAGGTTTTCAAGATAGATTGTATTTAGTTAATAACGCACCAGGAAAGCAAAATGGTAAAGGCTCTCAATCTGTTTGGAATAACCCAGCAGGTGGTGCTATGGAATGGGATGAAAATTCTAATGTTTTTATTATAGATACCAAAGGCGAAATAAGATGGTATTTTGATAATGCTAAATTAATGGATTGGAATAATATTTACAATCGTGGTATTATGATGGGTTTTCATCAAAATGAGGATGGTGCTTTAACATGGGGATTTGGTCAAAGATATGTAAAATATGATTTAATGGGTAGAGAGATTTTTAATCGTCAATTACCTTTAGGTTATATTGATTTTTCTCATTCTATGGATAATATGCAAAATGGTAATTATCTTTTAAGAGTTGCTTCTGTTAATGTGAAGCGTCCTGATGGAAAAAATGTTCGCACTGTAAGAGATGTGATTATTGAAGTAGATAAAGATGGAAATGTGGTAGATGAATGGAGGCTTTTTGAAATTTTAGATCCATATAGAAATAATATTATCAAAGCTCTTGATCAGGGTGCTGTTTGCTTAAACATAGATGCAAGTCAAGCAGGTAAAACATTAAGTGATGAAGATTTGGCTAAAATGGATGAGAGTGATGCATTTGGTGATATTGCAGGTACTGGTATAGGAAGAAACTGGGCTCATGTAAATAGTGTAGATTATGATCCAAGTGATGATAGTATAATTATATCTTCGCGTCATCAATCTGCTATTATAAAAATAGGTCGTGATAAAAAAGTTAAATGGATTTTGGGTGCACATAAGGGTTGGAAAGATAAATTTAAGAATGTGTTATTACAACCTGTTGATAGTAGTGGTAATAAAATTGTATGTGATGATGAGTATAGCAAATGTCCAGGTTATGAAAACGAGGAAGGCGGTTTTGATTTTACTTGGACCCAACATACAGCTTTTAGAATAGATGAAAAATCTGATAAACGATATATTTATATTACTGCTTTTGATAATGGTGATGCAAGAGGTATTGAACAACCTGCTTTTTCCGCTCAAAAATATAGTCGCGCAGTTGTTTATAAAATAGATCAAAATAAAAAAACAGTTGAACAAGTTTGGGAATATGGAAAACAAAGAGGTAATGAATGGTTCTCTCCTGTTACTTCTTTAACAGAGTATCATAAAGACAAAAATTCAATTGTAGTTTATAGTGCAACAGCTGGTATGAGTTTTGATTTAAGTAAAGGTGTTTCGGTTGGTGAGCCTAAGCCTGAAATTGATGAATTTAAATGGGGAAGCAAAGAACCTTCAGTGCAAATTAGATTTACTGGAACAAATTCTGGCTATCAAGCAATGCCTATTGATTTAAATAAAGCTTTTGGCATTAAATAGTTAAAATCCCAATCATTATATGGTTGGGATTTTAAATGATAATTAAAAAATAGTAAAATTTAACATGATATTACCTGTTTTATTGCGATTGTTGCTTCAAATATGGGTCTTAAATTAACATTAAAATAGTTTGGTCTTAAGCAGCTCTTGATTATTATAGAGATTGGTGGTATAAGATAGTGTTTAAATGCTGATGAAGTTAGAGAGTTTTTGATAATATTTGCAAAAAAGGTAGTATGATGGGATTTTTCCAAACTAAAGCTTGCCAACATCTTGTATATATTTTTCTTATTCAATGATGGAAATATTAAATGAAAATTTCTTTTAAGGATGGCTATAGCAAATATTATCAAAGTTTAGAGCAAAGTGTAGCTTATCTTGATAATGAGAAGAAACAAAACACCTTCTATATAAATTCGTTTTAATGATTTTAGAATAGGTTTGAGCAAACCCTAAATAAATTTGATAATATAAAGGGGTAAAAACCCCTTTATATTATAAATATCCTGCACTTAAAGCTAAGAAATATCCAGCTATACAAGAAACGATAACACCGATTAAACCTGGTAAAATAAAGCTATGATTTATAACAAATTTTCCAATTTTTGTAGTGCCTGATCTATCAAATTGTATAGTTGCAAGATCGCTTGGATAAGTTGGTAAAATATAATATCCATAACAAGCTGCTGCAAAAGCAATGATAATGCCTGGCTCAACACCAATTCCTAGTGCAAGCGGGACAAATGCTGCAATTGCTGCTGCTTGAGAATTAACAAATTTAGAAATTAATAAAAGCATAACTGCATAAGTCCAAGGGTGTTCTATAACGATATTTCCTAAAGATTCTTTCATCATAGGAGTATGCACTGCAAACATAGTATCTGCCATCCAAGAAATTCCAAAAACAGCTACTAAAGCTATCATACCTGATTTGAATATTTCATTTTTTGCAATTTTGCTTGCATCAAGTTTGGTAAATATAATCAACGCTGCACCCGCTAAAAGCATAAACATTTGAATTACTGCGACCATATTCATAGGTTTAGTAACGCCTTTTGAAGTAAATTGAGGTCTAAGCTCTGGGAAGGCTCCAAGTATAGCTACTATTGCAATAGCACCTAGGAAAATCCACATAGCTATCCATTGAATAGTTGGAAGTTTTTGACCAAGAAGAGTTTTGCTATCACCATAGATGTATTCTCTTTGTTCTGGATCTTTGATTCTAGTTTGAAAATCTGCATCTTTATCAAGATCTTTTCCTCTAAACCAAGAAAAAATTCCTATAGCTAAAACACCTACTAAAGTAGAAGGTATAGTAATAGCAAGTAAATCTACATAACCATCAAAACCTGCTAAAGGATGTTTGTTAATTTCTGGATTTAAAAGTAGTGCTGTTAAGCTTACAACAGCAACTGAAACAGGGCTTGCGATGATACCAAGCTGAGAAGAAATACTAGAAGCAGCCATTGGTCTTTCTGGGCGTATGCCGTTTTTAATAGCAATGTCATAAATAATAGGCATCATGGTATAAACAACATGTCCGGTTCCGCAAAGCATGGTTAAAATACAAGTTACAAAAGGTGCTAAGATGGTTAAAAATTTAGGATTTTTTCTTAAAACTCTTTCTGCAATTTGCAACATTACATCTAAACCACCGCTAGCTTGTAATGTTGCACTTGCAACAACAACAGCTAAGATAGTAAGCATAACATCAATGGAGGGTTTTCCAGGTGCTACAGCAAAACCAAAACTTAAAACTAATAAACCTATACCGCCTAATAAACCTAGAGCAATACCTCCTTTTTTCGCCCCGTAAAAAAGACAAATGAGTACTACGGCTAGTTGGATACTAAATTGAATGCCTTCACTAAGGCTAGTAAGCATTTCCATACTCTCTCCTTGTTTTAAAATATGCGAGAGTATAATGTAAGTTTTATTAATAGTAAATAAAATTTTTTATATTTTAAATAAATATTTACCAATATTTTGATTTTATTTGTCAAAATATTGGTTTTTTTGAGATTATTGATAATTTTTTAAAATATTAGTGAGAATTTTACTGATTTTATCAATGGAAGCTATTTCACATTTTTCATCAGTGGAATGAGGACTATATATATTTGGTCCTATGGAGCAACATTCTAATGGTTGTTTTTCGCTTATAATACCACATTCTAAACCAGCATGTATAGTATAAAGCTTAGCTTTTGGATTTTCTTTTTTAAAATAATTTAAAATTTCTTCTCCAAAACTAGTGTCTTTATTTTCCCAAGGTGGATAGAAATTTGCACTTGAAACTTCACAATTTTGCATTTTAAAATATGTTAAGGTTTCAAATTCAATATTTTTTAATTCTTCTAGATTGTTAGATCTTGCAAAAAGCTCAAAGTGAAATTTTCCATTTTTTTCGTAAGCTAGTGAAAGATTAATACTTGTTTGAACTAAATTAAGTCGATGATTAAAAGTTCTAACTCCTTGTGCAAAAGCATTAATAATATTTAAAATAATTTGAGAATTTTTATAGTATTTTCTTTTAATTTTACCTAAGTGTTTTATTTTGAAATACTTATTTTCTCTTGGTGGGTTTTTAAAAAAAACTATTGTTTTAGCGTGTTTTGGTATAGAGTTTATTCTCTCACCCGCACTAAATTCACAAAGTTCGCCTTGATTTTGAGATATGAAATAACTTACTTCTTTAATAGATGATTTGATGTTTTTAATAATATCAATTCCTGAATGTCCACCTTTGAAATTAATAGCTTCTATTTCATAACAATCTTCTTCTTTTTCTTCAAAATCTATAATCAAATCAGCAAAAATATCTACTCCACCTGCACAGCCTATAACTACTTCATCATCGTTTTCATGGTCTAAATTTAAAAGTTTATTTGAAATTATAGTATGCGAAAGATTATTTGCTCCACAAAGCCCAACTTCTTCATTATTTGTAAAAAGACATTCGATATTTTCAAAATCTTTTAAAGCTTGCATCATTAAAGATACTCCTATACCATTATCTGCACCTAGACTTGAATTTTTTGCCTTTAAATATCCATTTTCTTCATATATTTGTATATTCGGAGCTTCTCCCATGCAAACCATATCATAATGACTTTGTAAGCAAATTTTTGGTTTTCCTTTATATGCGTGTATATTTCCAACTTCATCAATATCTACTTTGCAGTGTTGATTTTTAGCAAAATCAACAAGGAAATTTTTTAATTCTTCGGTGTGAAAACTACAATGAGGTATTTTAGTTATTTGTTTAAAATTTTGTATAATTTCTTGCATAAATTCTCCTTTTTATTGTAATTATGGCATATTTTTATATAGATGAGGTTTAAATGAAATTTTCTAAAAAACAAATTAATCTTATAATAGATTTTATAAAAGATCCTAAAAAATTTCTAATTATAATTTTTTTGATTACCTTTGCTTATGTTTTAAATTATGATAACAACTCTTATATTAAAGCTAAAATAAGCCATGTGATAGATGGGGACACTGTAGAGGTTTTTTATAAAGACGAGAGAATTATAATTAGACTTTTTGGTATCGATGCCCCAGAAAAAGATCAAGCTTATGGAAAACTTGCTAGTCGATTTTTAAGTTCTATCGTGTTAAATAAAGAAGTGATTTTAAGTGTAAAAGATGAGGATAAATATGGTAGAATTTTAGCTATTATGTATTTAAACAATAAAGACATAAATCAAGTTATGGTTAAAAATGGTTTTGCTTGGGCTTATGAATATTATAGCGATTTATATTTAAATGAACAAAAACAAGCCAAAAAAGATAAAAAGGGATTGTGGGAAGATGAAAATCCTATAGAGCCATATAAATGGCGCAAGCAAATAAAATTGCAAGGAATGTAAGAAATGTTTAAGAAAATATATTTATGTGGATTTTTAGTTGTGTTGCTTTGTGGGTGTTTTGTAAATGAAAGAGGAATTTCAAATCGTTTTTATGATGATTGTAAAGAATATTATGATGCAAGTGGAACTTACCATAAAGAATGCCCAAAGAATTGGGTGGATCTACCATTAACCCCCGAGTCCTTTTAAAGCAGCTTTAAGTTCTTCTTGCGAGGCTTCTTGTTTAGTCGGTTCTTCTTGAGTTTGATTGCTTGAGCTGTTTTGATTTTGCTTTAATTTAAAGATATGATCATCGGTGGTTATAACTTGAAAAGAGGCATCAAAAATTTTTATTTCATTTACAAAACCTACTACTTTAACCTCTCTTTTTCTTGAATCATCACTAAATAAAGCGCTAGCTTCTAAATTTAAAATATCTCCAACTTTTAAAGGTGCATAAAAAAAACTTCTTGAGCCTATTAAGACACTAAATTCTTTATTAATTGCAGCTTGAGCTATGTAATTTGCTGCATTAAATACAAATCCACTATGCACTAACCCTAATTCATCCACTGCCATATCATGAGTTGTGATTAGAATTCCTTTAGCGAAATTTTTTTCTATATGAGAAATACTTCCTGCTAAAGTATTATTTATCCCAGGACAAGTTATAAGTTCTGATTTAATACGATTTAATTCTTCTGGATCTATTAATTCTTCAATACTAACAGCACTTATTGTTTTTGCCATTTTTACACCTTTAATTTAACATATACTCTTTTTGGTGCTTCATATCCTTCGCATGTTAAATTTGAGTCATTTTGATCTAAAAATTGATCTAAAGAATATGAGTCTATCCACTCTGTTTTTCTTTGTTCAATTTGATCAGTTTGTTTAGTTGCTAGAACTTCAAATTCACTAAATCCGGCCCTATAACACCAATTTCTTAAACCTAATATCGACGGAATAAAAAAAATATTTGGTATTTTTGAGTAAGTTTTTTGAGGAATGAGTGCTATTTCTCTTTCATCTTCTATATACATAGTATCTAAGAAAACTATACCATTTTTATTTAGGGATTGTTTGAGTTGTTTTAGCATAGCTATAGGATCACTACGATGATAAATCACTCCAAGGCAAAAAATAACATCAAATTTAATGTGATAATCTGGAACATCAGCTACACCTAAAAGTTCATATTGCAATGGAGTTTTTGCAATAGAATTTAAAAGTAAAAATTGCAAATAATACTTAATAGATGGATCAAATCCTATAATTTTTAAAGGATTAAATTCAAGCATCTTAAACATATAATAACCATTGTTGCACCCAATATCTGCTACTATTTTGTCTTTGATACAAGGCATATAATTTTTTAAGATATTAAATTTAATAAAACTTTGCCATTCTGTGTCTATAAATAAATCATTAATTCTAAAAGGACCTTTACGCCAAGGTTTTAATTCTAAAGCAATGTCTTTAATCTCATTATCTAATTTTTTATCACAAAAGATGTCAAAACTTTCATTTATAAAATAATTTGAGTTTTGTATTTTTATACCAAGTTCTTGAATTTTTTTATATAAAGAGTTTTTTAAAACTTGCTTTAACAAAGCATTATTTTGCATTTTTTTCCTTGAAAACTCCCTTTGGTTTATAGGGAGTTTTTATTACTGAAGCAAACTTGCTAGCTTGGTTTGTAATACTACATTTGAGTGTGCATTTGCAAATAAAAATGCATTTTCTTTAAGATAATTTGCATTAAAATCATTGATATTTTGTGCTAAATCATTATTTTGTAATTTGCTTTCAGCATCTTTAGTGTTAATACTGGTTTGTAAAGATGAATTGATATTAGAATTAATAGCATTAATTCCAGCCCCAATATCTGCACGCAATGAGCCTATTTGATCTTGGAAACTACGAATTCCTTCTTGATTATCAAGGCTTAAATTTGCAGTGCTTGGCTGGTTTAAATTAATGTTTTCTACTCCAGTACCAACAACAAAATCCATACTTTGGAAAACATTTTTTCCATTAAAAGTTGCATTAGAAAATGCATCATTGATAGAAGTTACAAGTTTGTTTGCTTCAGTATTTAACATACTTTTTTGTCTATCGTTTAAAGCAGCATTATTTGAGCGTATTGAAAGTTCATTAAGCTTATCTGCGGTAGCTGATATATTATTCAAAGTTGAATCAGCAATTTGCAAAACTCCTATTGAATCATAAGCATTTAAAATACCTTGATCTATAGTGTTGTATTGGCTTCTTAAAGAGTCCGCTATGGCTAAATTTGATCCATCGGTTCCATCAATAGCACGCATTGCGGCTATATTTTCTAATGCTTTTTCTTGATTTTTTTGAGCTTGATTTACATAATGATTTTGTTGAGTTGTTCCTATGTCGCCTATTTTCATCTTTGACTCCTTTTAAAGACTTATTTTATTATATCACTTTTTGTTTTAAAATTTAAAAAAAACAAAATTACTTGAGATAACATTATAATTTTCATTACAATTTCACTCGCACCATGAATTTTTGTAAATTCTTGAGTTTTAGTTGCCTCTTCTCCTAGGCTTTGTGCTTCTAAAACA is a genomic window containing:
- a CDS encoding flagellin — encoded protein: MKIGDIGTTQQNHYVNQAQKNQEKALENIAAMRAIDGTDGSNLAIADSLRSQYNTIDQGILNAYDSIGVLQIADSTLNNISATADKLNELSIRSNNAALNDRQKSMLNTEANKLVTSINDAFSNATFNGKNVFQSMDFVVGTGVENINLNQPSTANLSLDNQEGIRSFQDQIGSLRADIGAGINAINSNINSSLQTSINTKDAESKLQNNDLAQNINDFNANYLKENAFLFANAHSNVVLQTKLASLLQ